From Streptomyces sp. NBC_00237, a single genomic window includes:
- a CDS encoding aldehyde dehydrogenase yields the protein MRILNPATGQTLTTVPASTEADVHTAVARATEAQRAWAATAPAARAHHLHRFAATVDAHIEELARLEVAEAGHTLGNARWEAGNVRDLLTYSAGGAERLNGRQIPTPGGLDVTIHEPLGVIGVIAPWNFPMPIAAWATAPALAAGNAVLLKPAETTPLTALRLAELALESGLPEHLFQVLPGEGAVAGNALVEHPGVAKIVFTGSTRVGKQIMATCADQVKRVTLELGGKSPNIVFADADLEAAVAATPMSFLDNSGQDCCARTRILVERSVHDRFLELLAPLIEGVVVGDPSDEKTQMGPLISQVQVDRVRAYVPDDAPGIRGKAPDGPGFWFPPTVLTGLAPDAPAAVEEIFGPVAVVLPFDDEADAIRLANATEYGLSGSIWTRDVGRALRVSQAVRAGNLSVNSHSSVRYWTPFGGYRQSGLGRELGPDALTAFTETKNIFISTEA from the coding sequence GTGCGCATCCTCAACCCCGCCACCGGCCAAACCCTCACCACCGTCCCCGCCTCCACCGAGGCCGATGTCCACACCGCCGTCGCCCGTGCGACAGAGGCCCAGCGCGCATGGGCCGCCACGGCCCCCGCCGCCCGCGCCCACCACCTCCACCGCTTCGCCGCCACCGTCGACGCCCACATCGAAGAGCTCGCCCGGCTCGAAGTCGCCGAAGCGGGCCACACCCTCGGCAACGCCCGCTGGGAAGCGGGCAACGTCCGCGACCTCCTCACCTACTCCGCCGGTGGCGCCGAGCGGCTGAACGGCCGCCAGATCCCCACCCCCGGCGGCCTCGACGTCACGATCCACGAACCCCTCGGCGTCATCGGCGTGATCGCCCCCTGGAACTTCCCCATGCCGATCGCCGCCTGGGCCACCGCCCCCGCCCTCGCCGCGGGCAACGCCGTCCTCCTCAAGCCCGCCGAGACCACCCCCCTCACGGCCCTCCGCCTCGCCGAACTCGCCCTGGAGTCCGGCCTCCCCGAGCACCTCTTCCAGGTCCTCCCCGGCGAGGGCGCCGTCGCGGGCAACGCCCTCGTCGAGCACCCCGGCGTCGCCAAGATCGTCTTCACCGGCTCCACCCGCGTCGGCAAGCAGATCATGGCCACGTGCGCCGACCAGGTGAAGCGCGTCACCCTCGAACTCGGCGGCAAGAGCCCCAACATCGTCTTCGCCGACGCGGATCTGGAAGCCGCCGTCGCCGCCACCCCCATGTCGTTCCTCGACAACTCGGGGCAGGACTGCTGCGCCCGCACCCGCATCCTCGTGGAGCGCAGCGTCCACGACCGGTTCCTGGAGCTGCTGGCCCCCCTCATCGAGGGGGTCGTCGTCGGCGACCCCTCCGACGAGAAGACCCAGATGGGCCCGCTGATCTCGCAGGTCCAGGTCGACAGGGTCCGTGCGTACGTCCCCGACGACGCCCCCGGCATCCGGGGCAAGGCCCCCGACGGCCCCGGCTTCTGGTTCCCGCCGACCGTCCTCACCGGCCTCGCCCCCGACGCCCCCGCCGCCGTCGAGGAGATCTTCGGCCCCGTCGCCGTCGTCCTCCCCTTCGACGACGAGGCCGACGCGATCCGGCTCGCCAACGCCACCGAGTACGGGCTCTCCGGCTCGATCTGGACCCGCGACGTCGGCCGCGCCCTGCGCGTCTCGCAGGCCGTACGGGCGGGCAACCTGTCCGTCAACTCCCACAGCAGCGTCCGCTACTGGACGCCCTTCGGCGGCTACCGCCAGTCGGGACTGGGCCGCGAGCTCGGCCCCGACGCCCTGACCGCTTTCACCGAGACCAAGAACATCTTCATCAGCACGGAGGCGTGA
- a CDS encoding 3-oxoacyl-ACP reductase — MTTSGTEEIVCRRLVGRTAVITGAGSGIGLATAQRLASEGANVVCGDIDETAGKAAAAAVGGTFVKVDVTDAEQVDALFKTAYDTYGSVDIAFNNAGISPPDDDSILTTGLEAWKRVQDVNLTSVYLCCKAALPYMQRQGRGSIINTASFVAIMGAATSQISYTASKGGVLAMSRELGVQFAREGIRVNALCPGPVNTPLLQELFASDPERAARRLVHIPLGRFAEAKEIAAAVAFLASDDSSFVNATDFLVDGGISGAYVTPL; from the coding sequence ATGACCACCTCAGGAACCGAAGAGATCGTCTGCCGTCGCCTCGTCGGCCGCACCGCCGTCATCACCGGCGCCGGCAGCGGCATCGGCCTCGCCACCGCCCAGCGCCTCGCCTCCGAAGGGGCGAACGTCGTCTGCGGCGACATCGACGAGACCGCGGGCAAGGCCGCCGCCGCAGCCGTCGGCGGCACCTTCGTCAAGGTCGACGTCACCGACGCCGAACAGGTCGACGCCCTCTTCAAGACCGCTTACGACACATACGGAAGCGTCGACATCGCCTTCAACAACGCGGGCATCTCGCCGCCCGACGACGACTCCATCCTCACCACGGGCCTGGAGGCGTGGAAGCGGGTCCAGGACGTCAACCTCACCTCCGTCTACCTGTGCTGCAAGGCCGCGCTGCCCTACATGCAGCGCCAGGGCCGAGGCTCGATCATCAACACCGCTTCGTTCGTCGCGATCATGGGGGCCGCCACCTCCCAGATCTCGTACACCGCCTCCAAGGGCGGCGTCCTGGCGATGTCCCGCGAGCTGGGCGTGCAGTTCGCCCGCGAGGGCATCCGCGTCAACGCGCTGTGCCCCGGGCCCGTCAACACCCCGCTCCTCCAGGAGCTGTTCGCCTCCGACCCGGAGCGGGCCGCCCGCCGCCTCGTGCACATCCCGCTCGGCCGGTTCGCCGAGGCGAAGGAGATCGCGGCAGCCGTCGCCTTCCTCGCCAGCGACGACTCGTCCTTCGTCAACGCGACGGACTTCCTGGTCGACGGAGGCATCTCGGGCGCGTACGTCACCCCGCTCTAG
- a CDS encoding amino acid deaminase/aldolase → MNPRAADTQASRPAPRAADRARYDRATAHLDGPLAVVDLEAFDDNAADLVRRAGGKPVRVASKSVRCRALLERVLAREGFEGVMSYTLAESLWLARYGFEDVLLAYPSADRAGYAELAADPKLAAAVTVMVDDVAQLELIERARDGGTEEIRVCLELDTSLRMLGGKVRIGALRSPLREPGQLAGLARSIDRRPGFRLVGIMAYEGHVAGVGDRIAGRPVRSRMVRMMQGAARRELAVRRAAVVRAVRGVVPDLEFVNGGGTGSVESTVAEDCVTEVAAGSGLYVPRLFDNYRSFSGRPAALFAMPVVRRPGMGVVTVLGGGYPASGVAGPDRSPVPYLPEGLRYDAQEGAGEVQTPLRGAAADDLLIGDKVWFRHAKAGELCERFATLQLVEGDRVTGTAPTYRGEGHTFL, encoded by the coding sequence ATGAATCCCCGTGCTGCTGACACCCAGGCTTCCCGTCCGGCCCCCCGGGCCGCCGACCGTGCCCGCTACGACCGGGCGACCGCGCATCTGGACGGTCCGCTCGCCGTGGTCGACCTGGAGGCGTTCGACGACAACGCGGCCGATCTCGTACGGCGGGCGGGCGGCAAGCCCGTGCGGGTGGCGAGCAAGTCGGTGCGGTGCCGGGCGCTGCTGGAACGGGTGCTGGCGCGGGAGGGGTTCGAGGGCGTGATGTCGTACACGCTGGCCGAGTCGCTGTGGCTGGCCAGGTACGGGTTCGAGGACGTACTGCTGGCGTATCCGTCGGCCGACCGGGCGGGGTACGCGGAGCTGGCGGCCGATCCGAAGCTGGCGGCGGCGGTGACCGTGATGGTGGACGACGTCGCGCAGCTGGAGCTGATCGAGCGGGCGCGGGACGGCGGGACGGAGGAGATCCGGGTCTGTCTGGAGCTGGACACCTCGCTGCGGATGCTCGGCGGGAAGGTGCGGATAGGGGCGTTGCGGTCGCCGCTCAGGGAGCCGGGGCAGCTGGCCGGGCTGGCGCGGTCGATCGACCGGCGGCCGGGGTTCCGGCTGGTCGGGATCATGGCGTACGAGGGGCATGTGGCCGGGGTCGGCGACCGGATCGCGGGCCGGCCGGTGCGTTCGCGGATGGTGCGGATGATGCAGGGTGCGGCGCGCCGGGAGCTGGCGGTGCGGCGGGCGGCCGTGGTGCGGGCCGTGCGGGGCGTCGTACCGGACCTGGAGTTCGTGAACGGCGGCGGGACCGGGAGTGTGGAGAGCACGGTCGCGGAGGACTGTGTGACGGAGGTGGCCGCCGGGTCGGGGCTGTACGTGCCCCGGCTGTTCGACAACTACCGGTCGTTCAGCGGGCGTCCGGCGGCGCTGTTCGCGATGCCGGTGGTACGGCGTCCGGGCATGGGGGTCGTGACGGTGCTCGGCGGCGGGTATCCCGCGTCGGGCGTCGCCGGGCCCGACCGCTCCCCCGTGCCGTACCTGCCGGAGGGCTTGCGGTACGACGCGCAGGAGGGGGCGGGCGAGGTGCAGACGCCGCTGCGGGGGGCTGCTGCGGACGATCTGCTGATCGGCGACAAGGTGTGGTTCCGGCACGCCAAGGCGGGCGAACTGTGCGAGCGGTTCGCGACCTTGCAGCTCGTCGAGGGCGACCGGGTGACGGGCACCGCGCCGACGTACCGGGGTGAGGGGCACACCTTCCTGTAG
- a CDS encoding glutamine synthetase family protein encodes MADRTPPLPLEELRALVASGEIDTVVLAFPDMQGRLTGKRFAAPFFLDDVLEHGAEGCNYLLAVDVDLNTVDGYAMSSWESGYGDFGMRPDLSTLRRVPWNDGTAMLMADLTWHDGSPVVAAPRQILRRQMERLAELGLTAHAGTELEFIVFKDTYEQAWDAGYRDLTPVNQYNVDYSILGTGRVEPLLRRIRNEMASAGLVVESAKGECNPGQHEIAFKYDEVLTTCDQHAIYKNGAKEIAAQEGVSLTFMAKYNEREGNSCHIHLSLRDAEGRSVMAADPSDTDSPDGMSPLMRHFLAGQLAALRDFSLLYAPNINSYKRFQPGSFAPTAVAWGHDNRTCSLRVVGHGASMRFENRLPGGDVNPYLAVAGLIAAGLYGVEQKLELPEPCAGNAYAGEYEHVPTTLREAAELWGASPIARAAFGEEVVAHYANMARVELSAFDAAVTDWELRRSFERM; translated from the coding sequence GTGGCAGACCGCACACCCCCGCTCCCGCTCGAAGAGCTGCGTGCCCTGGTGGCGAGCGGAGAGATCGACACCGTCGTCCTGGCCTTCCCCGACATGCAGGGCCGGCTGACGGGAAAGCGGTTCGCCGCCCCCTTCTTCCTCGACGACGTCCTGGAGCACGGCGCGGAGGGCTGCAACTACCTCCTCGCCGTCGACGTCGACCTCAACACCGTCGACGGCTACGCCATGTCCTCCTGGGAGAGCGGCTACGGCGACTTCGGGATGCGCCCTGACCTGAGCACCCTGCGCCGGGTGCCCTGGAACGACGGCACCGCGATGCTCATGGCCGATCTGACCTGGCACGACGGGTCGCCCGTCGTCGCCGCGCCCCGGCAGATCCTGCGGCGGCAGATGGAGCGGCTGGCCGAGCTGGGGCTGACCGCCCACGCGGGCACCGAACTCGAGTTCATCGTCTTCAAGGACACGTACGAGCAGGCATGGGACGCCGGGTACCGGGACCTGACCCCGGTCAACCAGTACAACGTCGACTACTCGATCCTCGGCACCGGACGCGTCGAGCCGCTGCTGCGCCGCATCCGCAACGAGATGGCCTCGGCCGGGCTCGTCGTCGAGTCCGCCAAGGGGGAGTGCAACCCCGGGCAGCACGAGATCGCCTTCAAGTACGACGAGGTCCTGACGACGTGCGACCAGCACGCCATCTACAAGAACGGCGCGAAGGAGATCGCCGCGCAGGAGGGCGTCTCGCTCACCTTCATGGCGAAGTACAACGAGCGTGAGGGGAACTCCTGCCACATCCATCTGTCGCTGCGGGACGCGGAGGGGCGGAGCGTGATGGCGGCGGACCCTTCCGACACGGACAGCCCTGACGGGATGTCGCCCCTGATGCGGCACTTCCTCGCGGGGCAGCTGGCCGCGCTGCGGGACTTCTCGCTGCTGTACGCGCCCAACATCAACTCCTACAAGCGCTTCCAGCCGGGGTCCTTCGCGCCGACCGCCGTGGCGTGGGGGCACGACAACCGGACGTGTTCGCTGCGGGTCGTCGGGCACGGGGCGTCGATGCGGTTCGAGAACCGGCTGCCGGGGGGTGATGTGAACCCGTACCTGGCGGTGGCGGGGCTGATCGCGGCGGGGCTGTACGGGGTCGAGCAGAAGCTCGAACTTCCTGAGCCCTGTGCCGGGAACGCCTACGCGGGTGAGTACGAGCACGTGCCGACGACGCTGCGGGAGGCCGCCGAACTGTGGGGGGCGAGTCCGATCGCGCGGGCGGCCTTCGGGGAGGAAGTGGTCGCTCACTACGCGAACATGGCGCGGGTCGAACTGAGCGCGTTCGACGCGGCGGTCACGGATTGGGAGCTGAGGCGCTCCTTCGAGCGGATGTAG
- a CDS encoding DUF2510 domain-containing protein, translating to MSMTTPPGWYQDPSAPTQERWWDGQAWSAHTRPPGQPQQPPAQPPQTPQYGYPQQPQGYGFPPAQPQFNAPPPPAAPPAPGGSGGGLSKGGLIAVITAGVVLVAAIVTGVVVLGGEDDEPKSPPVARTTQPVLPGGGDVATPPPATTAPSGDAGVLSDKLNGITLPLLSGWEIPEFGGDREAASMQMKESYDCPSGGGFCYHGTVSSRTAPADQTTPEAVAKADIPKATELAYGKDFLDREKHDGVKSHQVVKAEAVTVAGKQGYLVRWKVVTGKGPGGYVQSLAFPSSMGPSSIVLVRFAFDAGPEGPPVDGMDTITQGIRTTN from the coding sequence ATGAGCATGACGACCCCGCCCGGCTGGTACCAGGACCCCAGCGCTCCCACCCAGGAGCGCTGGTGGGACGGCCAAGCCTGGAGCGCGCACACCCGGCCCCCCGGCCAGCCGCAGCAGCCCCCGGCACAGCCGCCGCAGACGCCGCAGTACGGCTACCCCCAGCAGCCCCAGGGGTACGGATTCCCGCCCGCCCAGCCCCAGTTCAACGCCCCGCCGCCCCCCGCCGCGCCCCCGGCCCCCGGTGGCAGCGGCGGCGGGCTCAGCAAGGGCGGGCTCATCGCGGTGATCACCGCCGGAGTCGTCCTGGTCGCCGCGATCGTCACCGGCGTCGTCGTCCTCGGCGGCGAGGACGACGAACCCAAGTCCCCGCCGGTCGCCCGGACCACCCAGCCCGTCCTCCCCGGCGGCGGCGACGTCGCGACCCCGCCGCCCGCCACCACCGCCCCCTCGGGGGACGCAGGCGTCCTCTCCGACAAGCTCAACGGCATCACGCTGCCCCTCCTCAGCGGCTGGGAGATCCCCGAGTTCGGCGGCGACCGCGAAGCCGCGAGCATGCAGATGAAGGAGTCGTACGACTGCCCGTCCGGCGGCGGCTTCTGCTACCACGGCACGGTCAGCTCGCGCACCGCCCCGGCCGACCAGACCACTCCCGAGGCCGTGGCGAAGGCGGACATCCCCAAGGCCACCGAGCTCGCCTACGGCAAGGACTTCCTGGACCGCGAGAAGCACGACGGCGTCAAGTCCCACCAGGTGGTCAAGGCCGAGGCGGTCACCGTCGCGGGCAAGCAGGGCTACCTGGTCCGCTGGAAGGTCGTCACGGGGAAGGGCCCCGGCGGGTACGTCCAGTCGCTGGCCTTCCCCAGCAGCATGGGCCCCTCCTCGATCGTCCTCGTCCGGTTCGCCTTCGACGCGGGCCCCGAAGGACCGCCCGTCGACGGCATGGACACGATCACCCAGGGCATCCGCACCACCAACTGA